A genome region from Conger conger chromosome 16, fConCon1.1, whole genome shotgun sequence includes the following:
- the LOC133113905 gene encoding tubulin beta-4B chain-like, giving the protein MREIVHLQAGQCGNQIGAKFWEVISDEHGIDPTGTYHGDSDLQLDRISVYYNEATGGKYVPRAILVDLEPGTMDSVRSGPFGQIFRPDNFVFGQSGAGNNWAKGHYTEGAELVDSVLDVVRKEAESCDCLQGFQLTHSLGGGTGSGMGTLLISKIREEYPDRIMNTFSVVPSPKVSDTVVEPYNATLSVHQLVENTDETYCIDNEALYDICFRTLKLTTPTYGDLNHLVSATMSGVTTCLRFPGQLNADLRKLAVNMVPFPRLHFFMPGFAPLTSRGSQQYRALSVPELTQQMFDAKNMMAACDPRHGRYLTVAAVFRGRMSMKEVDEQMLNVQNKNSSYFVEWIPNNVKTAVCDIPPRGLKMAATFIGNSTAIQELFKRISEQFTAMFRRKAFLHWYTGEGMDEMEFTEAESNMNDLVSEYQQYQDATAEEGEFEEEGEEEVA; this is encoded by the exons ATGCGCGAAATAGTGCACCTACAAGCCGGACAGTGCGGCAATCAGATTGGAGCCAAg TTTTGGGAGGTAATCAGCGATGAGCACGGTATCGACCCCACAGGGACATACCACGGTGACAGCGACCTGCAGCTGGACAGGATCAGTGTGTACTACAATGAGGCTACAG gtggGAAGTACGTTCCCAGGGCGATCCTGGTAGACCTGGAGCCTGGCACCATGGACTCGGTCCGCTCCGGTCCTTTTGGACAGATCTTCCGGCCGGACAACTTTGTGTTTG GCCAGAGTGGTGCTGGGAATAACTGGGCAAAGGGCCACTACACAGAGGGAGCGGAGCTGGTGGACTCGGTCCTGGATGTGGTGAGGAAGGAGGCAGAGAGCTGTGACTGCCTACAGGGCTTCCAGCTCACCCACTCTCTGGGTGGGGGCACGGGGTCCGGCATGGGCACCCTGCTGATCAGCAAGATCCGCGAGGAGTACCCCGACCGCATCATGAACACGTTCAGCGTGGTCCCCTCCCCGAAGGTATCAGACACAGTGGTCGAGCCGTACAACGCCACGCTGTCCGTGCACCAGCTGGTGGAGAACACGGACGAGACTTACTGCATCGACAACGAGGCGCTCTACGACATCTGCTTCCGCACACTCAAGCTGACCACGCCCACCTACGGCGACCTCAACCACCTGGTCTCCGCCACCATGAGCGGGGTCACCACCTGCCTGCGCTTCCCCGGGCAGCTCAACGCCGACCTGCGTAAGCTGGCCGTCAACATGGTGCCCTTCCCCCGCCTGCACTTCTTCATGCCCGGCTTCGCCCCcctcaccagcagggggagccagcAGTACCGCGCCCTCTCCGTGCCCGAGCTCACCCAGCAGATGTTCGACGCCAAGAACATGATGGCGGCCTGCGACCCTCGGCACGGCCGCTACCTCACCGTGGCCGCCGTGTTCCGCGGCCGCATGTCCATGAAGGAGGTGGACGAGCAGATGCTGAATGTGCAGAACAAGAACAGCAGCTACTTCGTGGAGTGGATCCCCAACAACGTCAAGACGGCCGTCTGCGACATCCCGCCCAGGGGcctcaagatggccgccacctTCATCGGCAACAGCACGGCCATCCAGGAGCTGTTCAAGCGCATCTCCGAGCAGTTCACCGCCATGTTCAGGCGCAAGGCCTTCCTGCACTGGTACACGGGCGAGGGCATGGATGAGATGGAGTTCACCGAGGCCGAGAGCAATATGAACGACCTGGTGTCCGAGTACCAGCAGTACCAGGACGCCACCGCCGAGGAGGGGGAGTTTGAGGAGGAGGGCGAGGAGGAGGTTGCCTAA